A section of the Solea solea chromosome 17, fSolSol10.1, whole genome shotgun sequence genome encodes:
- the LOC131443875 gene encoding uncharacterized protein LOC131443875: MAETSLDAYSVATTLLKSAVAGFAFGEAALITLKPALMEDVVLLNAAARAAGRASSTGVGVVTSCLMFTSVLISLGSGFLFAAVVMKLSAKVGGRLLWWAEATAGASVVVGAVTTGVLVGILPPWIYFAGQAILVLAVYSCSNINDMTTALLIIFTTLYLSVTYGRMGVLVGLFFMGLTISALCALRKALTERMAHRPKAETRCQLLERIVFYCVFVGILGFSVGLVAGEANDGSEAEVVLMLQSVLWVVFLSAGLLGGGLGTVAMVGVGTEVAGKVAMGAAIISSVSLRIILQSSSTLEARGNIGGTLGAAAAAGVSLGAASVAAKQSFGSRRSTLLVLCAVVVGVILAVQGVALKATPLTTCELLTVTFVAVGTFVLGAPKSPFHTHVNLQRGLLTGPDLIKAIGMETVTAAAAPIGAGALGAAVLGTAALGRLGSVGVLVAILLACGSTLSGRIGKSQPTASAHRD; the protein is encoded by the exons ATGGCAGAAACAAGCCTAG ATGCCTATAGTGTGGCAACAACACTCCTAAAAAGTGCCGTGGCAGGTTTTGCGTTTGGAGAGGCTGCGTTAATTACACTTAAGCCTGCACTGATGGAAGATGTGGTTCTGCTGAATGCTGCAGCTCGGGCTGCTGGTCGAGCCAGTTCTACGGGTGTCGGAGTTGTGACCTCGTGCCTCATGTTCACCTCGGTGCTAATTTCCCTGGGAAGCGGTTTCCTCTTTGCCGCCGTGGTGATGAAGCTGTCGGCCAAAGTCGGAGGGAGGTTGCTGTGGTGGGCAGAGGCCACAGCAGGAGCCTCTGTTGTGGTGGGTGCTGTCACTACTGGAGTGTTAGTGGGCATCCTTCCACCGTGGATCTACTTTGCAGGCCAAGCTATTCTCGTCCTCGCCGTCTACTCATGCTCTAATATCAACGACATGACCACAGCTCTATTAATTATCTTCACCACTCTGTATCTCAGTGTCACATACGGAAGGATGGGTGTTTTAGTTGGACTCTTTTTTATGGGATTGACTATCAGTGCCCTCTGTGCTCTACGGAAAGCCCTGACAGAGAGGATGGCACATAGACCAAAAGCTGAAACAAGGTGCCAGCTGTTAGAGAGGATAGTCttctactgtgtttttgtggggATACTGGGGTTTTCAGTGGGTTTAGTAGCAGGTGAGGCAAACGATGGGTCAGAGGCAGAGGTGGTATTGATGCTGCAGTCAGTCCTCTGGGTGGTATTTCTCTCTGCAGGGCTACTAGGAGGTGGACTGGGAACAGTGGCCATGGTTGGAGTGGGAACAGAAGTGGCTGGAAAGGTTGCCATGGGAGCTGCTATAATATCATCTGTGTCTTTGAGAATTATCCTCCAGTCGAGCTCTACCCTTGAGGCCCGTGGCAACATAGGGGGAACTttaggagcagcagcagcagcgggggtGTCACTCGGAGCTGCAAGTGTCGCAGCAAAGCAGTCATTTGGGTCAAGGCGATCCACGTTACTAGTTttatgtgctgttgttgttggtgtgaTACTGGCCGTGCAAGGTGTAGCACTGAAGGCAACTCCACTGACAACATGTGAACTTCTGACCGTCACTTTTGTTGCAGTAGGGACATTTGTTCTGGGCGCACCAAAGAGCCCATTCCACACTCATGTGAATCTTCAAAGGGGTCTTCTCACGGGGCCAGATCTAATAAAAGCGATCGGCATGGAGACTGtcaccgcagcagcagcacctaTTGGAGCCGGGGCACTTGGGGCTGCAGTGTTAGGCACCGCAGCCCTGGGGAGACTGGGGAGTGTGGGAGTTCTGGTGGCTATACTGTTGGCGTGTGGAAGCACTCTGAGTGGCAGGATAGGAAAATCACAACCAACAGCAAGTGCTCACAGAGACTGA
- the naga gene encoding alpha-N-acetylgalactosaminidase, whose amino-acid sequence MHVAVLLFASALPLTIVALDNGLMKTPPMGWLAWERFRCDVDCEHDPKNCISENLFIDMADRLAEDGWRELGYVYVNIDDCWSSMDRDKEGRLQSDPKRFPGGIHKLARYVHDRGLKLGIYGDMGTHTCGGYPGTPLDKIKIDAQTFADWEVDMLKYDGCYSNVTEQEQGYPLMSEALNATGRPIGYSCSWPAYQGGLPPKVNYTQLGKICNLWRNYGDIQDSWDSVLNVIDWFFNNQEVLIPVAGPGRWNDPDMLLIGDFGLSMDQSRAQMALWAIMAAPLFMSNDLRTISSGARSILQNKMAITINQDPMGIQGRRIVKEKNGIEVFWRPLSSNASALVFFSRRKDMPFRYQTSLSKLNYPTGSYKAFDVFAEKTVMLKDSTDFVVSVNPSGVVMWYLSSPAKRHLRQFYKGGRSRDEGKAIPSFIL is encoded by the exons ATGCATGTGGCGGTGCTTCTGTTTGCTTCGGCGCTACCGCTGACCATCGTGGCCCTCGACAATGGACTGATGAAGACCCCTCCCATGGGCTGGTTGGCGTGGGAACGATTTCGCTGTGATGTTGACTGTGAACATGACCCCAAGAACTGCATCAG TGAGAATCTGTTCATTGACATGGCAGACAGACTCGCAGAGGACGGCTGGAGGGAACTTGGCTACGTCTATGTGAATATAGACGACTGCTGGTCCTCCATGGACAGAGATAAGGAGGGACGGCTGCAGTCTGACCCGAAAAG ATTCCCGGGAGGCATCCACAAGCTGGCTCGCTACGTGCACGACAGAGGACTCAAGCTGGGGATCTATGGGGACATGGGCACGCACACCTGCGGGGGCTACCCTGGCACCCCGCTGGACAAGATCAAGATCGATGCTCAGACCTTCGCAGACTGGGAGGTGGATATGTTAAAATACGACGGCTGTTATTCTAATGTCACAGAGCAGGAGCAGG GTTACCCTCTTATGTCAGAGGCTTTGAATGCGACGGGTCGCCCCATTGGCTACTCCTGCAGCTGGCCCGCCTACCAGGGAGGTCTGCCCCCGAAG GTAAACTACACGCAGTTGGGCAAGATCTGCAACCTGTGGCGTAACTATGGCGACATCCAGGACTCCTGGGACAGCGTCCTGAACGTTATTGACTGGTTCTTTAATAACCAGGAAGTCCTCATACCTGTAGCAGGACCTGGAAGATGGAACGACCCCGACATG CTGTTAATAGGCGACTTTGGCCTCAGCATGGACCAGTCTCGTGCTCAGATGGCTCTGTGGGCAATCATGGCTGCTCCGCTGTTCATGTCCAATGACCTTCGCACCATCAGCAGCGGGGCCCGCAGCATCCTGCAAAACAAAATGGCCATCACCATCAACCAGGACCCTATGGGCATTCAGGGAAGACGGATCGTAAAG GAGAAAAATGGCATTGAGGTGTTCTGGCGCCCCCTGTCAAGCAACGCCAGCGCTCTGGTGTTCTTCAGTCGTCGAAAGGACATGCCCTTCCGCTACCAGACGTCCCTCAGCAAACTCAACTACCCGACTGGCAGCTACAAG GCCTTTGATGTATTCGCTGAGAAGACTGTGATGCTGAAAGACTCCACTGACTTCGTGGTGTCAGTGAACCCCTCCGGTGTGGTCATGTGGTATCTCTCCTCTCCGGCCAAACGTCATCTCCGCCAGTTCTACAAAGGCGGCCGAAGCCGTGATGAAGGAAAAGCCATTCCTTCTTTCATCCTCTGA